From Salvia splendens isolate huo1 chromosome 3, SspV2, whole genome shotgun sequence, a single genomic window includes:
- the LOC121796690 gene encoding uncharacterized protein LOC121796690 yields the protein MDSDDERFQEVVDLEFQNLVAAVQQEADEAEAAAEVAEEAASAVAVPRPFYHRRYIDLDHSGADRRLMEDYFSENGRYPAEIFRRRFKMSQQLFVHIATCLAQQFKCFNLRYDATGRPGLSTYQKCTVAFRQLAYAGPADMFDEYLQMGETTALQTLRQFCRGIKDIFKGEFLRKPTTDDCQSLIDMHGTPTKDFLQSDGHRKMVLVQARVFPWSPCRWVYHVLMNT from the exons atggattccgacgatgaacggTTCCAAGAAGTGgtagatctggagttccaaaacctGGTTGCAGCGGTGCAACAGGAAGCTGacgaggcggaggcggcggcggaggttgCGGAGGAGGCGGCGTCTGCGGTAGCAGTCCCTCGGCCGTTCTATCATCGGCGGTATATCGACCTTGACCATTCCGGGGCTGACCGCCGGTTGATGGAAGACTACTTCAGCGAGAACGGCCGTTATCCGGCAGAGATTTTCCGTCGGCGTTTCAAAATGTCGCAACAACTCTTCGTCCATATAGCTACGTGTTTGGCACAGCAGTTCAAGTGCTTCAACTTGCGATATGATGCCACCGGCCGACCCGGCTTGTCGACATATCAGAAGTGTACAGTGGCAtttaggcagcttgcctatgccgggcCCGCTGACATGTTTGACGAATACCTGCAGATGGGTGAAACGACTGCCCTACAGACGTTGAGGCAGTTTTGTAGGGGCATTAAGGATATCTTCAAAggggagtttctacggaagccAACGACCGATGATTGCCAGAGTCTGATTGATATGCACGGGACT ccGACGAAGGATTTTCTGCAGAGCGATGgacaccggaagatggtgctagTTCAAGCTCGGGTATTTCCATGGAGcccctgcagatgggtgtaccacgttctaatgaatacttga